From a single Halobellus ruber genomic region:
- a CDS encoding ABC transporter substrate-binding protein codes for MSSDAEQTSRRSFLKTAGGATVATASITSLAGCGGGGDTETETDDDGGGSDTETETGGGGGDTASLRYGRGAHSSTLDPQNTTSGEVAKVTNQAYEGLIAFEPGEAALTESLATDWSVDGQSVSITLREGVTFHDGTEFTAEDFIATYRRFVDDDYEYHFEDSSVYGPFTLGNWIDTVEADGDYGLSITLTQQYAPFLRNLAMFAAVVISQDAIESDTDLDQEMVGTGPFQLETLDDANNRIQLSAFDDYWGEGANVDEVLFLTRGQNSTRAQALVEEELDIIDGLDPDSMQIIEGSDTAETRTATGINIGYMAFNLSRVEAFRDRRVRRAISLAVDTQTIVENIYSGIATQADQPIPPALFGHNEDISPYEHDPEQAQTLLEEAGYGDGFSFTLTTFQNPRGYNPAPLPTAQTIRSNLREVGIEVSIDDRQFSDYLTYTSQGNHDATLAGWYTDNADPDNFCYVLLHPQVDAPEDQDWVDWDTEGFNTSNNAAWANSEYMEIVEEAQRTSEQSERADLYNQASRIAHDEAPWVFIDYADEVRGVRNAVSNYVVAAIGGPYLERVELE; via the coding sequence ATGTCCAGCGATGCGGAACAAACCTCCAGGCGTAGCTTCCTCAAAACTGCCGGCGGCGCGACCGTTGCGACCGCATCGATAACCTCCCTCGCAGGCTGCGGTGGCGGCGGCGACACCGAAACCGAGACCGACGACGACGGCGGCGGCAGCGACACCGAAACCGAGACCGGCGGCGGCGGTGGCGACACTGCGAGCCTCCGGTACGGCCGCGGTGCCCACTCCAGCACCCTCGACCCCCAGAACACCACGAGCGGCGAGGTCGCGAAGGTCACAAACCAGGCCTACGAGGGGCTGATCGCGTTCGAACCCGGCGAAGCCGCGCTCACGGAATCGCTTGCGACCGATTGGTCGGTCGACGGTCAGTCCGTCTCCATCACGCTCCGGGAGGGCGTGACCTTCCACGACGGGACGGAGTTCACCGCCGAGGACTTCATCGCCACCTACCGCCGATTCGTCGACGACGACTACGAGTACCACTTCGAGGACTCCTCGGTGTACGGTCCGTTCACGCTGGGCAACTGGATCGACACCGTCGAGGCGGACGGCGACTACGGGCTGTCGATCACGCTGACCCAGCAGTACGCGCCGTTCCTCCGGAACCTCGCGATGTTCGCGGCGGTCGTCATCTCCCAGGACGCAATCGAGAGCGACACCGACCTCGACCAGGAGATGGTCGGGACCGGCCCCTTCCAGTTGGAGACGCTCGACGACGCGAACAACCGCATCCAACTCTCCGCCTTCGACGACTACTGGGGCGAGGGCGCAAACGTCGACGAGGTGCTGTTCCTCACCCGCGGGCAGAACTCCACTCGGGCGCAGGCGCTCGTCGAGGAGGAACTCGACATCATCGACGGACTCGACCCCGACAGTATGCAGATCATCGAGGGGTCCGACACGGCGGAGACCCGGACGGCCACTGGGATCAACATCGGGTATATGGCGTTCAACCTCTCGCGGGTCGAGGCGTTCCGGGACCGCCGCGTCCGGCGAGCGATCAGCCTCGCGGTCGACACCCAGACCATCGTCGAGAACATCTACTCGGGGATCGCCACCCAGGCCGACCAGCCCATCCCGCCGGCGCTGTTCGGGCACAACGAGGACATCAGCCCCTACGAGCACGACCCCGAGCAGGCACAGACGTTGCTTGAGGAGGCGGGCTACGGCGACGGGTTCTCCTTCACGCTGACGACGTTCCAGAACCCCCGGGGCTACAACCCCGCACCGCTGCCGACCGCCCAGACCATCCGTTCGAACCTCCGGGAGGTCGGGATCGAGGTCAGCATCGACGACCGGCAGTTCTCGGACTATCTCACCTACACCAGCCAGGGGAACCACGACGCGACGCTCGCGGGGTGGTACACAGACAACGCTGACCCCGACAACTTCTGTTACGTCCTGCTGCACCCGCAGGTCGACGCCCCCGAAGACCAAGACTGGGTCGACTGGGACACCGAGGGATTCAACACGTCCAACAACGCCGCGTGGGCCAACAGCGAGTATATGGAGATCGTCGAGGAGGCCCAGCGGACGAGCGAGCAGAGCGAGCGTGCCGACCTGTACAACCAGGCCTCCCGGATCGCACACGACGAGGCCCCGTGGGTGTTCATCGACTACGCCGACGAGGTCCGCGGTGTCAGAAACGCCGTGAGCAACTACGTAGTTGCCGCGATCGGCGGCCCGTACCTCGAACGGGTCGAACTCGAGTGA
- a CDS encoding dipeptide ABC transporter ATP-binding protein, with translation MTDLLSLSNLRTQFRTERGAVKAVDGIDIDIREGETVGLVGESGSGKSVTALSAMDLIDDPGKIVDGRVTFRGAALAGRLLGEFEDALIRYPFELIDAVHTIADDLRAGVGVRDAARDLRGIADDLDGRADPAGLAATLNAAADDLDARTDPESVGASLATAVDDATDGFVYVDDDARARLADGGDPESVTIETGVIDVTAAPEEAVRRIRGGEMGMIFQDPMTSLNPAVTIGEQIAESLRLHRYGGQKTDSWLNGIREILPKIGGRSGDEEVMAEVVEMLREVGIPEAQARLDDYPHEFSGGMRQRVLIAIALACQPSLLIADEPTTALDVTIQAQILDLIDDLQSDLGMSVLMITHDLGVVAETCDRVAVMYAGEIVEEGPVEEIFHNPSHPYTYTLLESIPTEEKERLTPIEGNVPDLIDMPEGCHFAPRCPWAEPACREGEIPDLQHGPEDVDHRSKCIHESFDKAAYGTEGVAAATETAVGDPLVEVEGMRKYYEQDDGVLDRVVGGGKPSVRAVDGIDLDVHEGETLGLVGESGCGKSTAGRAILHLDPPTDGRVLFAGEDLGGLSKSDLRERRKDMQMVFQDPMSSLDPRMTAGQTIMEPLKIHGLAEGNRRQRVFELMEAVGLERAQYDRYPHELSGGQRQRVGIARALAVDPDFIVADEPVSALDVSVQAQIINLLEDLQEEFGLTYLFIAHDLSVVRHISDRVAVMYLGEIAEVAETETLFDDPKHPYTKALLSAIPEPDPLAETGDRTILEGDVPSPINPPSGCRFRTRCPSVIPPDDLDIDQERYREVMFYRQRVEAGDVDPAAIEAKADATVDAAPSAVADGGGEHAALFEHFFDGPLTGEARDAVARSFDRIKQDRWADAREVLRETFESVCEREHPSLPDHDDHPVSCHLHAHDS, from the coding sequence GTGACCGACCTTCTCTCACTCTCGAACCTCCGGACGCAGTTCAGGACCGAGCGTGGGGCCGTCAAGGCCGTCGACGGGATTGATATCGACATCCGGGAGGGCGAGACAGTCGGCCTCGTCGGCGAGTCCGGCTCCGGCAAGAGCGTCACCGCCCTCTCCGCGATGGACCTGATCGACGATCCCGGCAAGATCGTCGACGGCCGCGTCACGTTTCGCGGCGCCGCCCTGGCCGGCCGGCTCCTCGGGGAGTTCGAAGACGCCCTGATCCGGTACCCCTTCGAGTTGATCGACGCGGTACACACCATCGCCGACGACCTCCGCGCCGGGGTGGGTGTCCGGGACGCCGCCCGCGACCTCCGCGGCATCGCGGACGACCTCGACGGCCGCGCGGATCCCGCGGGGCTGGCGGCGACGCTCAACGCCGCCGCCGACGACCTCGACGCCCGCACGGACCCCGAGTCGGTCGGCGCGTCGCTCGCGACGGCCGTCGACGACGCCACAGACGGGTTCGTCTACGTCGACGACGACGCCCGAGCCCGGCTCGCTGACGGTGGCGATCCCGAGTCGGTGACGATCGAGACGGGCGTGATCGACGTGACTGCCGCGCCGGAGGAGGCCGTCCGGCGGATCCGCGGCGGCGAGATGGGGATGATCTTCCAGGACCCGATGACCTCGCTGAACCCCGCGGTGACGATCGGCGAGCAGATCGCGGAGTCGCTACGGCTCCACCGCTACGGCGGACAAAAGACGGATTCGTGGCTCAACGGGATCCGCGAGATCCTCCCGAAGATCGGGGGGCGGAGCGGCGACGAGGAGGTGATGGCGGAAGTCGTCGAGATGCTCCGGGAGGTCGGCATCCCGGAGGCACAGGCCCGCCTGGACGACTACCCCCACGAGTTCTCCGGGGGGATGCGCCAGCGGGTGTTGATCGCGATCGCCCTTGCGTGTCAGCCCAGCCTGCTCATCGCCGACGAGCCCACCACCGCCCTCGACGTCACCATCCAGGCGCAGATCCTGGACCTGATCGACGACCTCCAGTCGGACCTGGGGATGTCGGTGCTGATGATCACCCACGACCTCGGCGTCGTCGCCGAGACCTGCGACCGGGTGGCGGTGATGTATGCCGGCGAGATCGTCGAGGAGGGGCCCGTCGAGGAGATCTTCCACAACCCCTCCCATCCGTACACGTACACCCTGCTGGAATCGATCCCAACCGAGGAAAAAGAACGGTTGACCCCGATCGAAGGCAACGTCCCCGACCTGATCGATATGCCCGAGGGGTGTCATTTCGCGCCACGGTGCCCGTGGGCCGAACCCGCCTGCCGGGAGGGAGAGATCCCCGACCTCCAGCACGGCCCCGAGGACGTCGACCACCGCTCGAAGTGCATCCACGAGTCGTTCGACAAGGCCGCCTACGGTACTGAGGGTGTCGCCGCTGCGACCGAGACTGCGGTCGGCGACCCGCTCGTCGAAGTCGAGGGGATGCGGAAGTACTACGAACAGGACGACGGCGTCTTAGACAGGGTGGTCGGCGGCGGAAAGCCGAGCGTGAGGGCGGTCGACGGGATCGACCTCGACGTCCACGAGGGCGAGACCCTCGGGCTGGTCGGCGAGTCCGGCTGTGGGAAGTCGACCGCGGGCCGGGCCATTCTCCATCTGGACCCGCCGACCGACGGTCGGGTCCTCTTTGCGGGCGAGGACCTCGGCGGTCTCTCGAAGTCGGATCTCAGAGAGCGCCGGAAGGATATGCAGATGGTGTTCCAGGACCCGATGTCGAGCCTCGATCCGCGGATGACCGCCGGCCAGACGATTATGGAGCCGCTGAAGATCCACGGTCTCGCCGAGGGTAACCGCCGGCAACGGGTGTTCGAGCTGATGGAGGCCGTCGGACTCGAACGCGCACAGTACGACCGCTACCCCCACGAACTCTCGGGTGGCCAGCGCCAGCGGGTCGGGATCGCCCGCGCGCTGGCGGTCGACCCCGACTTCATCGTCGCCGACGAACCGGTGTCGGCGCTCGACGTCTCGGTCCAGGCGCAGATCATCAACCTTCTGGAGGACCTCCAAGAGGAGTTCGGGCTGACGTACCTGTTCATCGCCCACGATCTGAGCGTGGTGCGGCACATCTCCGACCGGGTGGCGGTGATGTACTTAGGGGAGATCGCGGAGGTCGCCGAGACGGAGACGCTGTTCGATGACCCCAAACACCCCTACACGAAGGCGTTGCTCTCGGCGATCCCCGAACCCGATCCGCTCGCCGAGACCGGCGATCGGACGATCCTGGAGGGCGACGTGCCCTCGCCGATCAACCCCCCATCGGGGTGCCGGTTCCGAACCCGGTGTCCGTCGGTGATCCCGCCGGATGATCTCGACATCGACCAGGAGCGGTACCGCGAGGTGATGTTCTACCGGCAGCGCGTCGAGGCCGGCGACGTGGATCCGGCCGCCATCGAGGCGAAGGCCGACGCCACGGTCGACGCCGCGCCGAGCGCCGTCGCCGACGGCGGAGGCGAGCACGCCGCGCTGTTCGAGCATTTCTTCGACGGGCCGCTGACCGGGGAGGCACGGGACGCCGTCGCCCGTTCGTTCGATCGTATTAAACAGGATCGATGGGCGGACGCCCGCGAGGTGTTGCGCGAGACGTTCGAGAGCGTCTGCGAGCGCGAACATCCCTCACTACCCGACCACGACGACCACCCGGTGTCGTGTCACCTACACGCCCACGACTCCTAA
- a CDS encoding L-lactate MFS transporter produces the protein MSHTGTSTVEANKDRRLIALAAVAIHLSIGSIYAYSIYQIPLRETQGWATSQVTLAFSIAVFVLGITAAFLGRYVESYGPRLAGLAAAVLYGAGMLGAGLSVQFGSLPLFVLTFGVVGGMGIGLGYISPIGTLLEWFPDRRGMATGLAVMGFGAGALLTGPLGSYLIREFGVATAFYGLGGLYFVLMTLGASYLTKPADGWLPEGMDDEDGAHEKAKSALPGIEDLTAAEARTSLRFWMVWLIIFINVSAGIMLLAFASPMLQQIGGATATTAAFITGYIGIFNGGGRILWSSLSDYVGRTTTYGAFMLIQIVAFLLMPQLAGVWVLAGTMFLVITCYGGGFACLPAYLSDLFGTKEVSAIHGYALTAWGVAGVAGPQLASFILETTGGYTSALYIMNAALVVGLATVVALRWRLGTLQEGGTADQAGAATTD, from the coding sequence GTGTCTCACACGGGAACGAGTACCGTCGAAGCGAACAAGGATCGGAGGTTGATCGCACTCGCCGCGGTGGCGATCCACCTCTCGATCGGATCGATATACGCCTACAGCATCTACCAGATCCCGCTCCGGGAGACGCAGGGGTGGGCGACATCGCAGGTCACGCTCGCGTTCTCGATTGCGGTGTTCGTCCTCGGGATCACCGCCGCGTTCCTCGGCAGATACGTCGAGTCCTACGGGCCGCGGCTGGCAGGGTTGGCAGCGGCCGTCCTCTACGGTGCCGGGATGCTCGGCGCGGGCCTGAGCGTCCAGTTCGGAAGCCTCCCGCTTTTCGTCCTGACGTTCGGCGTCGTCGGCGGGATGGGGATCGGGCTGGGCTACATCTCGCCGATCGGAACGCTTCTCGAGTGGTTCCCGGACCGACGCGGGATGGCCACAGGGTTGGCCGTAATGGGATTCGGCGCCGGCGCGTTGCTGACCGGCCCGCTGGGGAGCTACCTCATCCGGGAGTTCGGCGTCGCGACCGCGTTCTACGGGCTCGGCGGGCTCTACTTCGTCCTGATGACGCTGGGGGCGAGCTACCTCACAAAGCCGGCCGACGGCTGGCTCCCGGAGGGTATGGACGACGAGGACGGCGCCCACGAGAAGGCCAAGAGCGCGTTACCGGGCATCGAGGACCTCACCGCCGCGGAAGCCCGGACGTCGCTTCGGTTCTGGATGGTGTGGCTGATCATCTTCATCAACGTCTCCGCGGGCATTATGCTGCTCGCGTTCGCGTCGCCGATGCTCCAGCAGATCGGCGGCGCGACCGCCACCACGGCCGCGTTCATCACCGGGTACATCGGCATTTTCAACGGCGGCGGTCGGATCCTCTGGTCGTCGCTGTCGGACTACGTCGGCCGCACAACCACCTACGGGGCGTTTATGCTCATCCAGATCGTGGCGTTTCTGCTGATGCCGCAACTCGCCGGCGTGTGGGTCCTCGCGGGCACGATGTTCCTCGTGATCACCTGCTACGGCGGTGGGTTCGCCTGCCTGCCGGCGTACCTCAGCGACCTCTTCGGCACGAAGGAGGTCAGCGCGATCCACGGGTACGCCCTCACCGCGTGGGGCGTCGCCGGTGTGGCGGGGCCACAGCTCGCCTCGTTCATCCTCGAAACGACCGGGGGGTACACGAGCGCCCTGTACATAATGAACGCGGCGCTCGTCGTTGGGCTCGCGACGGTCGTGGCGCTCCGGTGGCGGTTGGGAACCCTCCAGGAGGGCGGCACCGCCGACCAGGCCGGCGCCGCGACGACCGACTGA
- a CDS encoding DUF7529 family protein — MNDRPPSETPTNVRAQAGWTDVIEDMESTAATYRERGWRTLELHPGDSVFVDSERRTGIDVLLPGPEFSELESIVADHTFGDVEVFRAERGGVVYLLAAERDTDAEAVAFVPAYYHRASSTDAIEAVREAEELRLFCRRLNDDTVELVHDDPEPFLPEAP, encoded by the coding sequence ATGAACGATCGCCCCCCTTCGGAGACCCCGACGAACGTCCGGGCGCAGGCGGGATGGACCGACGTCATCGAGGACATGGAGTCGACCGCAGCCACGTACCGGGAGCGTGGGTGGCGGACGCTGGAGCTCCACCCGGGGGATTCGGTGTTCGTCGACTCCGAGCGGCGGACGGGCATCGACGTGCTCCTCCCCGGCCCGGAGTTTTCGGAACTCGAATCGATCGTCGCCGACCACACGTTCGGAGACGTGGAGGTGTTCCGCGCCGAGCGCGGCGGCGTCGTCTACCTGCTGGCCGCCGAGCGGGACACCGACGCCGAGGCGGTCGCGTTCGTCCCCGCCTACTACCACCGGGCGTCCTCGACCGATGCGATCGAAGCCGTCCGCGAGGCCGAAGAACTCCGGCTGTTCTGCCGTCGATTGAACGACGACACCGTCGAACTCGTCCACGACGACCCCGAGCCGTTCCTCCCCGAAGCGCCGTAA
- a CDS encoding class I fructose-bisphosphate aldolase, with the protein MRDIDDSPIVRNGNSLILAYDHGTEHGPVDFEPMPKSADPTHVFEVGRHDAVTAIALQKGNAEYYRTWEADNDVDDGAPLLVKVNGNSNLPKRDDYYSPKQCSVAYAVEELDADAIGYTMYAGSLHEDRMWTEFREVQEAARSYDVPVVMWSYPRGKGIEENDDYSGQADPAVVAYGGRLGLELGADVVKCKYPGSRAGWQQLEDAVGGLKTVMSGGSKRSDEAFLEDVHSTIAAGGNGLAVGRNIFQREDPEPLLNELETVIFEGRTPREIRS; encoded by the coding sequence ATGCGAGACATCGACGACTCACCCATCGTCCGGAACGGAAACTCCCTCATCCTGGCGTACGACCACGGAACGGAACACGGCCCCGTCGACTTCGAGCCGATGCCGAAGAGCGCCGACCCGACGCACGTCTTCGAGGTCGGCCGCCACGACGCGGTCACGGCAATCGCGCTGCAGAAGGGCAACGCCGAGTACTACCGGACCTGGGAGGCCGACAACGACGTCGACGACGGGGCGCCGCTTCTGGTGAAGGTGAACGGCAACTCCAACCTCCCGAAGCGCGACGACTACTACTCGCCGAAACAGTGTTCCGTGGCGTACGCCGTCGAGGAGCTCGACGCCGACGCGATCGGGTACACGATGTATGCGGGCTCCCTCCACGAGGACCGGATGTGGACGGAGTTCCGCGAGGTCCAGGAGGCGGCCCGGAGCTACGACGTTCCCGTGGTGATGTGGAGCTACCCGCGCGGCAAGGGGATCGAGGAGAACGACGACTACAGCGGCCAGGCGGACCCGGCGGTCGTCGCGTACGGCGGTCGGCTGGGGCTCGAGCTCGGCGCCGACGTGGTCAAATGCAAGTACCCCGGCTCCCGGGCGGGTTGGCAGCAGCTCGAGGACGCGGTCGGCGGGCTGAAGACGGTGATGAGCGGCGGGTCGAAGCGCAGCGACGAGGCCTTCCTCGAGGACGTTCACTCGACGATCGCGGCCGGCGGCAACGGGCTCGCGGTCGGGCGGAACATCTTCCAGCGCGAGGACCCCGAGCCGCTCTTGAACGAACTCGAAACCGTGATCTTCGAGGGTCGGACGCCCCGGGAGATCCGAAGCTAA
- a CDS encoding ABC transporter substrate-binding protein, with protein MSDLDISHEYFTWKLVQDVAEEKGYFEEEGVEADLSYFAPGTQDFEGENAFDADWWEDMDEDGGTHGVCEWNAVQEVSETDRDIVGSYSEWDRVVFVRAADDADTIDDLRGRPMGINKYATSFYSMREMLENEGFEADDIVLEHVGEAEERFEAVKNGEVDSIAVLEPFVTLGRYDEELKEVFDGPCRAAITTREQPEPEKLEGFLAALNRAVADINDDLEGYTDRYVELLEAEAADKPAFDDVNFERLREEFELREFLPVRAPDEKRIDATTDWMREKGFVPDDADIGTAEELDNDEVLPEEESEADDEEAEATAD; from the coding sequence ATGTCAGATCTGGACATTTCCCACGAGTACTTCACGTGGAAGCTCGTACAGGACGTCGCCGAGGAGAAAGGCTACTTCGAGGAGGAAGGCGTCGAGGCCGACCTCTCGTATTTCGCACCGGGCACACAGGACTTCGAGGGCGAGAACGCCTTCGACGCCGACTGGTGGGAGGATATGGACGAGGACGGCGGCACCCACGGCGTCTGTGAGTGGAACGCGGTCCAGGAGGTCTCCGAGACCGACCGCGACATCGTCGGTTCCTACAGCGAGTGGGACCGCGTGGTCTTTGTCCGCGCCGCCGACGACGCCGACACCATCGACGACCTGCGAGGTCGGCCGATGGGGATCAACAAGTACGCCACCTCCTTCTACTCGATGCGGGAGATGCTGGAGAACGAGGGGTTCGAGGCGGACGATATCGTCCTCGAACACGTCGGCGAGGCCGAGGAGCGCTTCGAGGCGGTCAAGAACGGCGAGGTCGACTCCATCGCCGTCCTCGAACCGTTCGTCACGCTGGGCCGCTACGACGAGGAGCTGAAGGAAGTGTTCGACGGCCCGTGCCGCGCGGCCATCACGACCCGCGAACAGCCCGAGCCGGAGAAGCTCGAAGGGTTCCTCGCGGCGCTGAACCGCGCGGTCGCCGACATCAACGACGACCTCGAGGGGTACACCGACCGCTACGTCGAGCTACTCGAAGCGGAGGCGGCCGACAAGCCCGCGTTCGACGACGTGAACTTCGAGCGGCTCCGCGAGGAGTTCGAGCTCCGGGAGTTCCTGCCCGTCCGCGCCCCCGACGAGAAGCGGATCGACGCGACCACCGACTGGATGCGCGAGAAGGGGTTCGTCCCCGACGACGCCGACATCGGGACCGCTGAGGAACTCGACAACGACGAGGTTCTCCCCGAGGAGGAGTCCGAGGCCGACGACGAGGAAGCCGAGGCGACGGCGGACTGA
- a CDS encoding ABC transporter ATP-binding protein, with the protein MSLESRTAPDDGTDRADTDEATPSGSRSDGDGIGRRATGAAPIDASDLTKRYDETLVFEGLDLHVEPGEVLCLLGPSGCGKTTLLHLLAGLEEPTGGDVEIDGQPVTGPDYRWGVVFQDPLLYPWLSVRENVAVGPRLRGEDPDPDRIDDLLDLVGLDGFEDAATSDLSGGMAQRASLARTLANDPEVLLLDEPFSALDQLTKMELQDELRRIVDDLGVTTVFVTHDIDEAVYLGDRVAIMGTIPDGIEHVESIDSDTRSRDDESFLEDRAATFERLEQVGLQ; encoded by the coding sequence ATGTCCCTCGAGTCCCGAACGGCGCCCGACGACGGAACTGACCGGGCCGACACCGACGAGGCGACTCCCTCCGGGTCCCGCTCCGACGGTGACGGGATCGGCCGTCGTGCGACCGGCGCCGCGCCGATCGATGCCAGCGATCTCACGAAGCGGTACGACGAGACGCTCGTCTTCGAGGGGCTCGACCTGCACGTCGAGCCGGGGGAGGTCCTCTGTCTGCTCGGCCCCTCGGGGTGCGGCAAGACGACGCTTCTGCACCTGCTTGCGGGACTTGAGGAGCCCACCGGCGGCGACGTCGAGATCGACGGCCAGCCGGTGACCGGTCCCGACTACCGGTGGGGCGTGGTCTTCCAGGACCCGCTCCTGTACCCGTGGCTCTCGGTCCGTGAGAACGTCGCGGTCGGCCCGCGGCTCCGCGGCGAGGACCCCGACCCCGACCGGATCGACGACCTGCTCGATCTGGTCGGGCTCGACGGCTTCGAGGACGCGGCCACGTCGGACCTCTCCGGCGGGATGGCACAGCGGGCGTCGCTCGCGCGGACGCTCGCGAACGACCCCGAGGTGCTGTTGCTCGACGAGCCGTTCTCGGCGCTCGACCAACTCACGAAGATGGAGCTACAGGACGAACTCCGCCGGATCGTCGACGACCTCGGCGTCACCACCGTGTTCGTCACCCACGACATCGACGAGGCGGTGTACCTCGGCGACCGGGTGGCGATCATGGGGACGATCCCGGACGGCATCGAACACGTCGAGTCGATCGACAGCGACACCCGGTCGCGGGACGACGAGTCGTTCCTCGAAGACCGGGCGGCGACCTTCGAGCGGCTCGAACAGGTGGGGTTACAATGA
- a CDS encoding ABC transporter substrate-binding protein: MTPGRDAHDTGRDPADGTDGRSGGHDHGASGNSVAPDVAETARELVGGAGWRDPSEAARTRGLSRREFMKESGLASLAAAGIGATAGCLGGGGGSGPPTAEIGYIPITDASPLLAGYANDHFADHDVDVAEPTLFRGWADLAEAFLAGEVNVAHFLMPMTVWMRYGDQLSGDVNVVAWDHTDGSALTVRQEIDEWADLGGTTVAVPFWYSIHNVILQLGLREKGLTPRTDSSAGAVADDEVNLVVMPPPDMPAALANGSITGYIVAEPFNAIGELEAGGKILRFTGDIWRRHACCVVVMKEELVESQPEWTTDVMRGLVDAQQYIRENRSEAARLLSDAESGLLPQGPEPIDRALTHYANHDPYLESGAIQHEEWDVERIGFYPYPYQSYTEELVRRMRETRVEGEDAFLEDLDPSTVADDLVAYDPVRTALKDAGGPPAFDVSEDNGYERQETIRF, encoded by the coding sequence ATGACGCCCGGTCGCGACGCACACGACACCGGCCGCGACCCGGCTGACGGCACTGACGGGCGGTCGGGAGGGCACGATCACGGCGCGAGCGGCAACAGCGTCGCTCCCGACGTGGCCGAGACGGCACGCGAACTTGTCGGCGGCGCCGGCTGGCGGGATCCCTCCGAGGCCGCCCGCACGCGCGGGCTCTCCCGACGGGAGTTCATGAAGGAGTCCGGGCTGGCGTCGCTGGCGGCGGCCGGTATCGGCGCGACGGCGGGCTGTCTCGGCGGGGGCGGCGGGAGCGGTCCGCCGACCGCCGAGATCGGCTACATCCCGATCACTGACGCGTCGCCGCTGCTTGCGGGCTACGCCAACGACCACTTCGCCGACCACGACGTCGACGTCGCCGAGCCGACGCTGTTCCGCGGGTGGGCGGACCTCGCGGAGGCGTTCCTCGCCGGCGAGGTCAACGTCGCCCACTTCCTGATGCCGATGACGGTGTGGATGCGCTACGGCGACCAACTGAGCGGCGACGTCAACGTCGTCGCCTGGGACCACACCGACGGGTCGGCGCTGACGGTCCGCCAGGAGATCGACGAGTGGGCGGACCTCGGCGGCACCACCGTTGCAGTCCCGTTCTGGTATTCGATCCACAACGTCATCCTCCAACTGGGGCTCCGCGAGAAGGGGCTCACCCCCCGGACGGACTCCTCGGCGGGTGCGGTCGCCGACGACGAGGTCAACCTCGTCGTGATGCCGCCGCCGGATATGCCCGCGGCACTGGCGAACGGCTCCATCACGGGCTACATCGTTGCGGAGCCGTTCAACGCGATCGGCGAACTCGAAGCCGGCGGGAAGATCCTCCGGTTCACCGGCGACATCTGGCGGCGACACGCCTGCTGTGTCGTCGTGATGAAAGAGGAGTTGGTCGAGTCACAACCGGAGTGGACGACCGACGTGATGCGGGGCCTGGTCGACGCCCAACAGTACATCCGCGAGAACCGCTCTGAGGCGGCGCGGCTCCTCTCGGACGCCGAGAGCGGGTTGTTGCCGCAGGGGCCGGAGCCGATCGACCGCGCGCTCACCCACTACGCCAACCACGACCCGTACCTGGAGTCGGGTGCGATCCAACACGAGGAGTGGGACGTCGAACGGATCGGCTTCTACCCGTACCCGTACCAGTCGTACACGGAGGAGTTGGTCCGCCGGATGCGGGAGACGCGTGTCGAGGGCGAGGACGCCTTCCTCGAGGACCTCGATCCCTCGACCGTCGCCGACGACCTGGTGGCGTACGACCCCGTTCGAACAGCCCTAAAAGACGCCGGCGGGCCGCCGGCGTTCGACGTTTCGGAGGACAATGGCTACGAGAGACAAGAGACGATACGGTTCTGA